GCTCAACTTCTGCATGCTGATGCTGAGCAGCTTCCACGCCGCCGAGGCGCTTCGCCACGGCGCGCTGGTCGATCCGTTGACCGGCGCGCTCAATCGCCGCGGCCTGAGCCACAGCCTGGAGGAGCGCCGCGCGCCCGGCGGCGGCGCCACGCCCGACAGCCTGTCGGTGCTGGCGCTGGACCTGGACCGCTTCAAGGAGATCAACGACCGCCACGGCCACCGGATCGGCGACCAGGTGCTGCAGGCCTTCTCCGACACGGTGCGCGCCTGCATCCGCCAGCACGACCTGTTCGCGCGCACCGGCGGCGAGGAATTCGTGATCGTCACCACCGGCATGCGCTGCGAGGAGGCGGTGCGCCTGGGCGAACGCATCCGCCAGTCCACCGACGCGCTGCGACTGCCGACGCACGGCGGACTGCGCGTGGGCGTCAGCATCGGCGTGGCCTGCGCGACCCGGCGCATCGCCGTGGTGGACCTGATGGACCTGGCCGACCAGGCCCTGTACGAGGCCAAGCGCGGCGGCCGCAACCGGGTGGTGCATCTGCACGACGCGTCCTAGGCGCCGTGGTCCACCTGGCGGGCGCCGCAAAAAAAAGAACCCCGCGCAAGGCGGGGTTCGCGGACATGCCGGCCTGCGGCGCCGGTCAGAACTTGTAGGTGTACGAACCGGCCAGCACGTCGCCGCCCACGTCGAACGAGCCCACCAGCGTGCTGCCGGTGACCGCGGTCTCGTCGATGGTCGGATCGGAGACGAACAGGTGGGTATAGCCCACGTTCCACTCGCTGCTGGGCGACGGCGTCCAGGTCAGGCCCAGCGACAGCCACTTGCGGGTGTTGTCCGGCACGCGCACGTCGCGGTACCGCGCCTGGGTCGGCGTCTGGTCGTAGGCCAGGCCGCCGCGGAAGGTCAGCGTGTCGCTGTACTTGTAGTCCGCGCCGATCGAGCCGAAGGTGGTATCGCGGTAGTTGAACACCAGCGTGTTGTCGGCCTGGGCCGAGTCGAAGTCGACGGTGATCTTGTCGAACTTGCTCCACGCCGTGCGGCTCACATCGGCCATGACCGTCCAGCGGTCGTTGATGATGTGGGTGAAGCTGGCCGTGGCGCTGGCCGGCATGATGATCTTGGCGCTGCCGCCGGTGTTGACGTACTGGCCCGGCGCGGCCACGCCCAGCACCGCCTTGGCGAACGGCGGCACATCGAAGGTGGCCTTGCCGTTATCGATCTTGTGGTCCACGCGCGAGCGGTAGGTGAAGCCGATGTGAGTGTTCTCATCGACGCTGAACAGGCCGCCCAGGGTGAAGCCGACCTCGGTGCTGTCGCCCTTGACACGGGCGAAGCCGTCCTGGCTGCCGGGCGTGACGCCCGGCACGCGCTGGGCATAGAGCGCAGTGCCGAAGTCGATGGCGTTGGTCAGATCCACGTCCAGGCGCTCGGCGAACACCGAGGCGCCGAAGGACACCCACGGATTGACGTCGTAGGAGAACGCCAGGCCGGCGTCGATGGTCTGCAGCTCGGTCTTAATGCCCTGGTAGCGGCCGACCCAGTCGCGGTCGTATTCGGTCTTGAAGCCGAACGGCACGGTCAGCGAGGCGCCGAAGTGCATGTTGTCGCCGACCGGCATGGCGAAGTACACCGCCGGCAGCGCGGCGATCGTGCCGGCATCGCCGCCGTCGCCGCCGCTCACCGGGGCGCCGGTGCCCGGGCCGGTCGCACCGACGTAGCGGCCGGAGCCCTTGAAGTCGGCGCTGAAGCTGATCGCGCTGGCGCCGATGGACAGCTGGCGACCATCCAGCAGGCGCATGGCGGCAGGATTGTTGGCCACCACGGCGATGTCGCCGGGGGCGCTGGCCGAACCGGCGAACGCGCGGCCCTGGCCCTTGGCGCTGTTTTCCTTCAGCTGGAAGGCGGCGGCGTGGGCGTGGCCACTGGCCAGGGCGCCGGCGACGCCGGCGGCCAGGAGCGAGACTCTGAGCAGATTCGAGGACAGCATGTGCATGGACTCCGGAAGACGAAAAAAGAAACGCCTGCGCCGCGACACGGGCCGGAGGCCGCCTGGCGGCCTCCGACATCCATGCGCCGGAAACTCCCTCCCGACATACGACGCCGTATGCAAGTATATCTCCGCAATCTGACCGGGCCGTCAGGTGGCCGATTAGATTTTAGTCGCGTGCGCGCCGACGATGGCGCCCTGCCTTCCCCGCCTACCGAAGACCCTTCCTGATCGTGTTCGTCGCCACGCCTTCCCGCCGCAAGCCCTCCGTGCGCTGGGCCACGCCCGTGCTGTTCGCCCTGCTGTGGCTGGCCTTCCTGTGGGCCATCACCCGCCCGGTCGGCATGTACCGTGGCCTGCTGCTGCAGTGGGGCGCGCTGACCGGCGGCCTGGACAGCCTGCAGGAATGGCGCACGGGTCTGACCGACGGCTCGCTCCTGCGCCTGTTCACCGCGCTGTTCCTGCACGCGGACTGGGCGCACCTGCTCGGCAACCTGGTGTTCCTGCTGATCTTCGGCCTGCCGGCCGAGCGGGCGATGGGGCCGTGGCGCTTCCTGGCGCTGTTCCTGCTGGGCGGGGCGGTGTCCAACCTGGCGGCGGTGCTGGCCATCGGCGCGCCGGACCGGGTGATCATCGGCGCCAGCGGCGCGGTGTCGGCCGTGATCGGCGCCTATCTGGCGCTGTTTCCCGGCGCCAAGCTGGGCGTGGTGGTGCCGCTGGGCCTGTTCCTGCAGTTCGTGCGCGCCCCGGCCGCCGTGCTGATCGGGGTGTGGGCGGTGCTGCAGGTGGTGTTCGCCTACATCGGCCCGGCGTTCGGCGCGGTGGCGTGGTCGGCGCACGTGGCCGGGTTCCTGTTCGGGATCGTGTTCGCGCTGTTCGTGCGCGCCGCCATCGCCCGGCGCCTGCGCCGGCGCTACGGCTTCTAGGTTGCAAAGCCCGGCCCGCGCCCAGATCTTGCCGCACTCCTTCCGTCGCCTCCCGCACGCCGCAATGTCCAAGCCGCTCTACAAGGTCACCTTCCTCAACCACGGCAAGGTCTACGAACTCTACGCCCGCCGCGTGGCCAGCTCCGACGCACTGTGGGGCTTCACCGAGGTGGGCGAGCTGGTGTTCGACGTGCACGACGGGCTGGTGGTGGACCCGACCGAGGAACGCCTGCGCGAGGAGTTCGGCAACACCCGCGTGCTGCACCTGCCGATGCAGAGCATCGTGCGGGTGGAGGAAGTGGAGAAGAAGGGCGCCAGCGCGATCCGCGACGCGGCCAGCGGCGAGAAGGTTGTGACGCCCTTCCCGCTGCCCGGCAAGCCGCGCTGATCGTGATGCGCGTGCTCATCGCCGACGATTACCAGCGCGCCACCGCGGCGCTGCCGGCGCTGGCCGCGCATGCGCAGGGGTTGGACGTGCAGGTGCTCGGCGCGCTGCCCGAGGCGCTGGAGGCGCGTGCGGCGCTGCTGCAGCCGGCGCAGGCGCTGGTGCTGATCCGCGAACGCACGCGCATCGACACGGCCCTGCTGGCGCGCCTGCCGCAGCTGCGCCTGATCAGCCAGACCGGCAAGGTCGGCGCGCACGTGGACCTCGCCGCATGCACCGCCCACGGCGTGGCGGTGGTCGAAGGGGCCGGCTCGCCGATCGCGCCGGCCGAGCTGACCTGGGCGCTGGTCATGGCCGCGATGCGGCGCCTGCCCGCCTATGGCACGGCGCTGAAGGCCGGCCGCTGGCAGGACACCGGCGATGCGGTGCTCGGCCGCGCGCTGCACGGCCGCACGCTGGGCGTGTGGAGCTACGGCAGGATCGGCCGCCTCGTCGCCGGCTACGGCCGCGCGTTCGGCATGCGGGTGCTGGTGTGGGGCGGCGAGGCCGCGCGCACCGCCGCCCAGGCCGATGGATTCGACGTGGCGGCCTCGGTGGAAGCGCTGTTCGAACACAGCGACGTGCTCAGCCTGCATCGGCGCCTGGCGCCCGCGACGCGCCACCAGGTCGATGCCGCGCTGCTGGCGCGCATGAAGCCCGACGCCCTGCTGGTCAACACCAGCCGCGCCGAGCTGATCGCCCCCGGCGCGCTGCTGGCCGCGCTCGAGGCCGGCCGCCCGGGCATGGCGGCGCTGGATGTGTTCGAGCATGAGCCCGCGGTGCCCGAGCGCGAGCCGCTGCTGACCCATCCGCGCGTGCTGGCGATGCCGCACCTGGGCTACGTCGAACAGGACAGCTACGCGCTGTACCTGGGCACGGCGCTGGACAACGTGCGGGCCTTCGCGGACGGGACACCGCGCAATCTGGTCAATCCCGAAGCGCTGACGCGCAACCGCTGATCCCGGCCCGCCCTGTGGGAGCCGGCATGCCGGCGGTGGGGCCGGACCGGGAAAGCCTCATCGCCGGCATGCCGGCTCCCACCAGGCCTAGGGCGTCGCCGGGACTTCGGCGGGCTTGGCCGGCGTGGGGGCGACAGGCTTGGCAGGCGCAGCGGCGGCCGGCTTGTCGGCGGCTTCCGGCGCCGGCGCCTTCGGTGCGGGCTTGGGCTTGGCGGCGGCGGCCTTGGCGTCGGCCGCCTTCTGCGCGGCCGCGATCGAACCCGGATGCTTCAGTTCGGCCAGCGCCTGATCGATCGGCTTGTCGCCGTTGAGCACATCGCCGGCGGCATAGCCCTCGGCGCCCTCCTGGTCGCCGCGCAGGTGACCGGGCAGCGTGGCCTCGCTGTAGTCGGCCAGCGAAGGCGGGATGTCGCGGTCGGCCGGCTCGTCGGGCTTGAGCACCACGTCGGGCACGATGCCGGTGGCCTGGATCGACTTGCCGCTGGGCGTGTAATAGCGCGCCGTGGTCAGCTTGACCGAATCGCCGTTGTCCAGCGGCAGTACGGTCTGCACCGAGCCCTTGCCGAAGGTGCGGCTGCCGATGATGCGCACGCGGTCGTTGTCGCGCAGCGCGCCGGCCAGCACTTCGGCCGCGCTGGCCGACCCGGCGTCGACCAGCACCACCACCGGCACGCCCTTGAGACGATCGCCCGGGGTGGCGTCGAACTTGGCGTCGCTGATGGCGATGCGGCCGCGCGTGGTGACGATGGTGCCCTTGTCCAGCAGATCGTCGGCCACCTGCACCGCGCTGGTCAGCAGGCCGCCCGGGTTGCTGCGCAGGTCCAGCACCACGCCCTTGAGCGGGCCCTTGGCCTTGAGCCCGTCGACCGCCTTCTGGAAGTCCGCGCCGGTGTCGGCCTGGAAGGCGCTGATGCGGATGTAGCCATAGCCCGGCTCGAGCAGGCGCGAGCGCACGCTGGCCACGCGGATGGTCTCGCGGGTCAGGGTCTTGTCGAACGGCTTGGCGACCTTGTCGCGCACGATGGTCAGGGTGACCTGGGTGCCGACCTTGCCGCGCAGCGGCTCCATCGGATCGTTCAGGCCGCCCAGCGGCTTGCCGTCGATGGCCACGATGATGTCGCCGGACTGCAGCCCGGCGCGCGCGGCCGGGGTGCCGTCGATGGGCGAGATCACCTTGAGCGTGCCGTCGGGCTGGGCCAGCAGTTCCACGCCGACGCCGTCATAGGCACCGTTGGCCTGCTCGTCGAAGTCCTTGGCGTCTTCCTTGTCCAGATAGGCGCTGTGCGGATCCAGGTCCAGCAGCAGGCCGCGGATGGCCGAGTGCATCAGTTTCTCGTCGTCCACCGGTTCGACATAGGCCTGCTTGACCGCGTTGAACACCGAGACGAAGCGCCGGATCTCGTCCAGCGGCACCTCGGAGGTCTTGGCCTCGGTGCCGTCGGGATCGTCGCTGGACGGCACGGCCGGCGCGTCGTCGTCTCCGTCCTGCGCCGGTTTGGCGGGCTTGGACGGCTGTGGCGCAGGCTGCGGGGCGGCCGGCGCGGGTGCGGACTGCGGCGCGTCCTGGGCGGCGGGCGCGGCCTGCTGGGCCAGGGCCGGCGCGATCGCCAGCAGCAGGGACGACAGCAACAGGGACACACGCATGCGGCGACTCCGGGTGGATCGTAGGGATCAGACGCCCGGATTATGCGGGAAGCCGGAGTGAGCGGAGGGCGTGAGGCGTGAGCGAGGGCCGGCGCGCGCAGTGGGCGCGGCTTCGACTCACGCCTCGAGCCTCTTCGCTCGCTCCTCGCCCCCTTACCGCCGCTGCAGCCACGTCCCCGGATCCACCGGCGACCCGCCCTTGCGCAGTTCGAAGTACAGCGCCGGCGTGCCCCAGCCGCCGGAGCTGCCGACCTTGGCGATGGCATCGCCCTTCTTCACCGTGGCGCCGACGTCGCGCAGCAGCGCCTCGTTGTGCGCGTACAGGCTCATGTAGCCGTTGCCGTGATCGATGATCAGGATCAGGCCGTAGCCGGTCATCCACTCGGAGAACACCACCGTGCCATCGGCCACCGCCGAGACGGTCGAACCCACCGGCGCGCCGATCAGCACGCCCTGGCTGGTGCGGCCATCGGGCAGCTGCCCGCCGAAGCGCGCCAGCAGGTTGCCCGAGGTCGGCCAGCCCAGCCCGCCCACCTTCAGCGCCGGCGCGCTGGCCACCACCGGCGGCGGCGGGGCGGCCTTGCGCGGCGGCGGCGGCG
The window above is part of the Pseudoxanthomonas sp. X-1 genome. Proteins encoded here:
- a CDS encoding outer membrane protein transport protein, producing the protein MHMLSSNLLRVSLLAAGVAGALASGHAHAAAFQLKENSAKGQGRAFAGSASAPGDIAVVANNPAAMRLLDGRQLSIGASAISFSADFKGSGRYVGATGPGTGAPVSGGDGGDAGTIAALPAVYFAMPVGDNMHFGASLTVPFGFKTEYDRDWVGRYQGIKTELQTIDAGLAFSYDVNPWVSFGASVFAERLDVDLTNAIDFGTALYAQRVPGVTPGSQDGFARVKGDSTEVGFTLGGLFSVDENTHIGFTYRSRVDHKIDNGKATFDVPPFAKAVLGVAAPGQYVNTGGSAKIIMPASATASFTHIINDRWTVMADVSRTAWSKFDKITVDFDSAQADNTLVFNYRDTTFGSIGADYKYSDTLTFRGGLAYDQTPTQARYRDVRVPDNTRKWLSLGLTWTPSPSSEWNVGYTHLFVSDPTIDETAVTGSTLVGSFDVGGDVLAGSYTYKF
- a CDS encoding rhomboid family intramembrane serine protease produces the protein MFVATPSRRKPSVRWATPVLFALLWLAFLWAITRPVGMYRGLLLQWGALTGGLDSLQEWRTGLTDGSLLRLFTALFLHADWAHLLGNLVFLLIFGLPAERAMGPWRFLALFLLGGAVSNLAAVLAIGAPDRVIIGASGAVSAVIGAYLALFPGAKLGVVVPLGLFLQFVRAPAAVLIGVWAVLQVVFAYIGPAFGAVAWSAHVAGFLFGIVFALFVRAAIARRLRRRYGF
- a CDS encoding DUF1820 family protein → MSKPLYKVTFLNHGKVYELYARRVASSDALWGFTEVGELVFDVHDGLVVDPTEERLREEFGNTRVLHLPMQSIVRVEEVEKKGASAIRDAASGEKVVTPFPLPGKPR
- a CDS encoding D-2-hydroxyacid dehydrogenase family protein, whose amino-acid sequence is MRVLIADDYQRATAALPALAAHAQGLDVQVLGALPEALEARAALLQPAQALVLIRERTRIDTALLARLPQLRLISQTGKVGAHVDLAACTAHGVAVVEGAGSPIAPAELTWALVMAAMRRLPAYGTALKAGRWQDTGDAVLGRALHGRTLGVWSYGRIGRLVAGYGRAFGMRVLVWGGEAARTAAQADGFDVAASVEALFEHSDVLSLHRRLAPATRHQVDAALLARMKPDALLVNTSRAELIAPGALLAALEAGRPGMAALDVFEHEPAVPEREPLLTHPRVLAMPHLGYVEQDSYALYLGTALDNVRAFADGTPRNLVNPEALTRNR